In Rubrivirga marina, the following are encoded in one genomic region:
- a CDS encoding PAS domain-containing protein encodes MPPRGAAVRGTAPRDASYVRAMPPALRDRLIAEAQRLAGLGWWTWEAAADRVTWSDELYRIYGLEPGAFGASFAAYLERVHPDDRARVRAEVERAVATGDTFAFKERVVRPDGAVRVLHSAGEVLRDPDGSVRLLGVCHDVTERVEAEDALRRAYDEMEERVAQRTAELARAEVRFRAIVEACPTPLLISRVADGAVLYANARLEALVGVETGGLAGRTTPDFYADPADRSRVLDAVRERGEVRDHELRIRRADGATRWVALTVQPLAFDAEPALATALLDVTERKATERALRERTGELEAVFRALPDLYFRMDADGTIRDYRAGRQFGLYAPPDEFLGRPMPDVLPPDVGALTADALAEVARTGEPVGIEYTLPLGDERRDFEARLLPLDEGAGGGQVVAVVRDVTAERRHTADLDAARREAEAARGRADQYAAGLEASLADLRRAQDRLVQQEKMASLGALTAGIAHEIKNPLTFVTGFASVSRDLLDEVDAEGDPGARAALLGDLRENVAKIEAHGRRADAIVQAMMAHARSGSSRRRRVDLNGLVEESASRALHAATARRPLPGPALVFDLAPDAGAVEAVPEDLDRVVVSLVDNALGAVRQRAEAEGDGYVPAVTVSTRRDAGGVEIRVADNGTGMPEAVRARVFEPFFTTKPPGEGIGLGLSLAHDIVVQGHGGALTVESVEADGSTFILQLP; translated from the coding sequence GTGCCTCCTCGTGGCGCCGCCGTCCGGGGCACCGCCCCACGTGACGCGAGCTACGTCCGCGCGATGCCGCCCGCCCTCCGGGACCGACTGATCGCCGAGGCCCAGCGCCTCGCCGGGCTCGGGTGGTGGACGTGGGAGGCCGCAGCCGACCGCGTGACGTGGTCGGACGAGTTGTACCGGATCTACGGGCTCGAGCCCGGCGCGTTCGGGGCCAGCTTCGCGGCCTACCTCGAGCGCGTCCACCCCGACGACCGGGCCCGCGTCCGAGCAGAGGTCGAGCGGGCCGTCGCGACGGGCGACACGTTCGCGTTCAAGGAGCGCGTCGTCCGGCCCGACGGGGCCGTCCGCGTCCTCCACAGCGCCGGCGAGGTGCTCCGCGACCCGGACGGGTCCGTCCGGCTGCTCGGCGTGTGCCACGACGTGACCGAGAGGGTCGAGGCCGAGGACGCGCTCCGGCGGGCCTACGACGAGATGGAGGAGCGCGTCGCCCAGCGGACGGCCGAGCTGGCGCGGGCCGAGGTCCGGTTCCGCGCGATCGTCGAGGCCTGCCCGACGCCGCTCCTCATCAGTCGGGTCGCCGACGGTGCGGTCCTCTACGCGAACGCCCGCCTCGAGGCCTTGGTCGGCGTCGAGACCGGGGGGCTCGCGGGGCGGACAACGCCGGACTTCTACGCCGACCCGGCCGACCGGTCCCGCGTCCTCGACGCGGTCCGCGAGCGGGGCGAGGTCCGCGACCACGAGCTCCGGATCCGGCGCGCCGACGGGGCCACGCGGTGGGTCGCCCTCACGGTCCAACCGCTGGCGTTCGACGCCGAGCCCGCGCTCGCGACGGCGCTCCTCGACGTGACCGAGCGGAAGGCGACCGAGCGGGCGCTCCGCGAGCGGACGGGCGAGCTCGAGGCCGTCTTCCGAGCGCTCCCCGACCTCTACTTCCGGATGGACGCCGACGGGACGATCCGCGACTACCGGGCCGGCCGCCAGTTCGGGCTCTACGCGCCCCCGGACGAGTTCCTCGGCCGCCCCATGCCGGACGTCCTGCCCCCGGACGTCGGCGCGCTGACGGCCGACGCGCTCGCGGAGGTGGCCCGGACGGGCGAGCCGGTCGGGATCGAGTACACGCTCCCGCTCGGCGACGAGCGTCGGGACTTCGAGGCCCGGCTCCTCCCGCTCGACGAGGGCGCCGGCGGCGGTCAGGTCGTCGCCGTCGTCCGCGACGTGACGGCCGAGCGCCGCCACACCGCCGACCTCGACGCGGCCCGGCGCGAGGCGGAGGCGGCCCGCGGGCGCGCCGACCAGTACGCGGCCGGCCTCGAGGCGTCCCTCGCCGACCTCCGGCGGGCGCAGGACCGGCTCGTCCAGCAGGAGAAGATGGCCTCGCTCGGGGCGCTGACAGCCGGGATCGCCCACGAGATCAAGAACCCGCTCACCTTCGTCACCGGCTTCGCCAGCGTGTCCCGAGACCTCCTCGATGAGGTCGATGCCGAGGGCGACCCCGGCGCGCGGGCGGCCCTCCTCGGCGACCTCCGCGAGAACGTGGCCAAGATCGAGGCGCACGGCCGCCGGGCGGACGCCATCGTGCAGGCGATGATGGCGCACGCCCGGAGTGGCTCCAGCCGGCGGCGGCGGGTCGACCTCAACGGGCTCGTCGAGGAGTCGGCGTCCCGCGCCCTCCACGCCGCGACGGCCCGCCGCCCCCTGCCCGGGCCGGCCCTCGTGTTCGACCTCGCCCCCGACGCCGGGGCGGTCGAGGCCGTCCCGGAGGATCTCGACCGCGTCGTGGTCAGCCTCGTCGACAACGCGCTCGGCGCCGTCCGCCAGCGGGCCGAGGCCGAGGGCGACGGGTACGTCCCGGCGGTGACGGTCTCGACGCGGCGGGACGCCGGGGGCGTCGAGATCCGCGTCGCCGACAACGGGACCGGGATGCCGGAGGCCGTCCGGGCACGGGTGTTCGAGCCGTTCTTCACGACGAAGCCGCCGGGCGAGGGCATCGGCCTCGGGCTCTCGCTCGCCCACGACATCGTGGTCCAGGGCCACGGTGGCGCGCTCACGGTCGAGAGCGTCGAGGCGGACGGCTCGACGTTCATCCTTCAGCTCCCGTAG
- a CDS encoding RNA polymerase sigma factor: MILSVLFSRSPGDSPQARFEALLDRHSGIVRKVAATYCRYPEDQRDLAQQITEHLWRAFGRYDPDRPFSTWAYRVALNVAISHVRRAALRDRTVESYDALDHEPVDAATLSADDDDRVRALYRVVDRLGAFDRALLLLHLEGYRNGEVADVLGLSVTNVGTRLSRLRKQIRADLAPRPPLTDRTPLP, translated from the coding sequence ATGATCCTCTCCGTGCTCTTCTCCCGCTCTCCGGGCGACTCCCCGCAGGCCCGGTTCGAGGCCCTCCTCGACCGGCACTCCGGGATCGTCCGCAAGGTGGCGGCGACGTACTGCCGCTACCCCGAGGACCAGCGCGACCTCGCCCAGCAGATCACGGAGCACCTGTGGCGCGCCTTCGGGCGCTACGACCCCGACCGGCCGTTCTCGACGTGGGCCTATCGGGTCGCCCTCAACGTCGCCATCTCCCACGTCCGGCGGGCCGCCCTCCGCGACCGGACCGTCGAGTCCTACGACGCCCTCGACCACGAGCCCGTCGACGCCGCGACGCTCTCGGCCGACGACGACGACCGCGTCCGCGCCCTCTACCGCGTCGTGGACCGGCTGGGCGCGTTCGACCGCGCGCTCCTCCTGCTCCACCTGGAGGGCTACCGCAACGGCGAGGTCGCCGACGTCCTCGGCCTCTCGGTCACGAACGTGGGCACGCGCCTGAGCCGCCTCCGCAAGCAGATCCGGGCCGACCTCGCCCCCCGGCCGCCCCTCACCGACCGCACCCCCCTCCCATGA
- a CDS encoding ArdC family protein: MNKITTAPNQLALGLTTPIMSMAQRDARPNRQARLDAAKAVLARGLAGVRDDPKALAAYLAFRARFHDYSPRNTMLIFLQRPTAKYCMGFRSWTKHGRRVLKGERGLTVLAPILRRPTEGDVAAGHDPDDRVPVGFRTTTTFDYEQTEAVSDDALV, from the coding sequence ATGAACAAGATCACGACCGCCCCGAACCAGCTCGCTCTCGGGCTCACCACTCCCATCATGTCCATGGCCCAGCGCGACGCGCGGCCCAACCGCCAGGCCCGGCTCGACGCCGCGAAGGCCGTCCTCGCCCGCGGCCTCGCCGGCGTCCGCGACGACCCGAAGGCGCTCGCGGCCTACCTCGCCTTCCGCGCCCGCTTCCACGACTACAGCCCCCGGAACACCATGCTCATCTTCCTCCAGCGCCCGACGGCGAAGTACTGCATGGGCTTCCGCTCGTGGACCAAGCACGGGCGCCGGGTGCTGAAGGGCGAGCGGGGCCTGACGGTCCTCGCGCCGATCCTCCGTCGGCCTACGGAAGGCGATGTCGCGGCCGGGCACGACCCCGACGACCGGGTCCCCGTCGGCTTCCGGACGACGACGACGTTCGACTACGAGCAGACGGAGGCCGTGTCCGACGACGCCCTCGTCTAA
- a CDS encoding adenylate/guanylate cyclase domain-containing protein: MSTRLSPNARRTVRRVAPFGVIWLLVDHVFSVSNYAAVGSLSADSHEGIQLDAGIYVFASLASFAVGCLVGVVELLFLNRAFAARSLGAKLVGKTLFYVAFLTVVVVVLYPIAAAMEMGTGLADARVWDRLGAFAVSMESLSTGVQITASLVVSLFYAEISEHLGARVLTNFLTGRYHTPKRERRVFLFSDMKSSTAITERLGHARYFEFLRAYYDALADAVVRHEGEVYQYIGDEIVVSWPEEAGLRDANGVRCALAMRAALRARAGWFEREFGVAPDLRAGVQTGDVTTGEIGALKKEIVFTGDVLNQTARIQALCKPLGEDVLVGDALAARLEETDGWTLRPVGDQVLRGKERPVALFAVDVPEAEGDGGPAPHSAEPVTWGGAPPPHAAAATTFGIREDVRAGSSS, translated from the coding sequence ATGAGCACCCGACTCTCCCCCAACGCCCGGCGCACGGTCCGCCGCGTCGCCCCCTTCGGGGTGATCTGGCTCCTGGTGGACCACGTGTTCTCGGTCTCGAACTACGCGGCGGTCGGGAGCCTCTCGGCCGACTCCCACGAGGGCATCCAACTCGACGCCGGGATCTACGTCTTCGCCAGCCTGGCGTCGTTCGCTGTCGGGTGCCTCGTCGGGGTCGTCGAACTGCTGTTCCTGAACCGGGCCTTCGCCGCGAGGAGCCTCGGGGCCAAGCTGGTCGGCAAGACCCTGTTCTACGTCGCGTTCCTGACCGTCGTCGTGGTCGTCCTTTACCCCATCGCAGCGGCGATGGAGATGGGGACCGGGCTGGCCGACGCCCGCGTCTGGGACCGCCTCGGGGCGTTCGCGGTCAGCATGGAGAGCCTGAGCACGGGCGTCCAGATCACGGCGTCCCTCGTCGTCTCGCTGTTCTACGCCGAGATCAGCGAGCACCTGGGCGCCCGCGTCCTCACCAACTTCCTCACGGGGCGGTACCACACGCCGAAGCGGGAGCGGCGCGTGTTCCTCTTCTCCGACATGAAGTCCTCGACGGCCATCACGGAGCGGCTGGGCCACGCCCGGTACTTCGAGTTCCTCCGGGCGTACTACGACGCCCTCGCCGACGCGGTCGTCCGGCACGAGGGCGAGGTGTACCAGTACATCGGCGACGAGATCGTCGTGTCGTGGCCGGAGGAGGCCGGGCTCCGCGACGCCAACGGCGTCCGGTGCGCGCTCGCGATGCGGGCGGCGCTCCGGGCGCGGGCGGGCTGGTTCGAGAGAGAGTTCGGCGTCGCGCCGGACCTCCGGGCGGGGGTCCAGACAGGGGACGTGACGACGGGCGAGATCGGCGCCCTGAAGAAGGAGATCGTGTTCACCGGCGACGTGCTCAACCAGACGGCCCGTATCCAGGCCCTCTGCAAACCGCTCGGCGAGGACGTCCTCGTGGGCGACGCGCTAGCGGCGCGGCTCGAGGAGACGGACGGGTGGACTCTCCGGCCGGTCGGCGACCAGGTGCTCCGGGGGAAGGAGCGGCCGGTGGCGCTGTTCGCGGTGGACGTGCCGGAGGCGGAGGGCGACGGCGGCCCCGCACCCCACTCCGCGGAGCCCGTGACCTGGGGCGGCGCGCCGCCCCCTCACGCCGCGGCGGCGACGACCTTCGGCATCAGGGAGGACGTCCGTGCGGGCTCGTCGAGCTGA
- a CDS encoding ImmA/IrrE family metallo-endopeptidase has product MAESIGCAVHYTSLGYADGWYREADRTVCVRASLSRADRCSVLCHELAHAVAHTGDRGTSRAARELQAEGAAYVALAALGLNTARASLPYLKRWGDDDRMAAELDAVDRIASRLLALVDDAAETAR; this is encoded by the coding sequence GTGGCAGAGAGCATCGGGTGCGCGGTCCACTACACCTCGCTGGGCTACGCCGACGGGTGGTACCGGGAGGCCGACCGGACCGTCTGCGTCCGGGCCTCGCTCTCGCGGGCCGACCGGTGCTCGGTCCTGTGCCACGAGCTGGCCCACGCGGTCGCCCACACCGGCGACCGGGGGACGAGCCGTGCCGCGAGGGAGCTCCAGGCCGAGGGAGCCGCGTACGTCGCGCTGGCCGCGCTCGGCCTCAACACGGCCCGGGCGAGCCTGCCCTACCTCAAGAGATGGGGCGACGACGACCGGATGGCCGCGGAGCTCGACGCCGTCGACCGGATCGCCAGCCGGCTCCTCGCGCTCGTCGACGACGCGGCCGAGACCGCCCGCTAG
- a CDS encoding JAB domain-containing protein → MTPSHTSLYANTCSPSRRPEPTGLGHTLDLFTQPADRPRLDVPVFSVRLVRERSHETAVVRTPANAARLCCELLDGYDREVFLAVALSTASRVIGAHVCHVGTVDASVASPREVFRFAILCNARSVLVAHNHPSGSLEPSRADVAVSKQLNAAGEAVGVGLVDSLVVGYAGAYTSLTERGLL, encoded by the coding sequence ATGACCCCGAGCCACACCTCCCTCTACGCGAACACTTGTTCGCCCTCCAGGCGCCCCGAGCCGACCGGCCTCGGCCACACGCTCGACCTGTTCACCCAGCCCGCCGACCGTCCGCGGCTCGACGTCCCCGTGTTCTCTGTCCGCCTCGTCCGAGAGCGGAGCCACGAGACGGCCGTCGTCCGGACGCCGGCCAACGCGGCCCGCCTGTGCTGCGAGCTCCTCGACGGGTACGACCGGGAGGTCTTCCTCGCCGTCGCGCTGTCCACGGCGTCCCGAGTGATTGGCGCCCACGTCTGCCACGTCGGGACGGTCGACGCGAGCGTGGCCAGCCCCCGGGAGGTCTTCCGCTTCGCGATCCTCTGCAACGCCCGGAGTGTCCTCGTCGCCCACAACCACCCGAGCGGTAGCCTCGAGCCGTCGCGGGCCGACGTGGCCGTGTCGAAGCAGCTCAACGCGGCCGGCGAGGCCGTCGGGGTCGGGCTCGTCGACTCGCTCGTCGTCGGGTACGCCGGGGCGTACACGTCGCTCACAGAGCGTGGGCTCCTCTAG
- a CDS encoding CIA30 family protein, which yields MLPGLLDLHVHSYGNLSPSGVETLGTEGAARRMLYAGVTGFLDLFADEDAIFALRDRQRAATGPERRDAADVHAAGPLLTAPGGYGTQMGLPTRTVATPDEARRVVAALSERRPDVVKLAYTTETGSFASMDRLTMEAVVETARALDLRTVVHVDSWASVVDVARAGASAVTHLPPAPVPDAAVEAMRAHGTVAIPALAGELGLSDLTTRSWRDAPLLAAVASPSVVAGYSAPPGPGLESTVLGQREERAARLAAVRALHRAGVPVLAGTDAGALGTVQGFSLHHELALLVEAGLTPREAVAAATTEAGAFLGRRVGLRVGDRADLVVLAASPLDDVRRTQDVELVVSHGRVVDREALLGPLPAEPLTGPLVDDFASDTLTSALGTAWRVVTDEALGGTSAAEVSVSGGVLRVEASLRPGSAGIGFVELVLPLDAAGAMRDVSGWDGVRLRLRALSGPLALKLQTADVGNVDYHAVVLEPSATAQELTLPFSGFRQLWSEQVPWTGRRVLAVALSSGGMEAAEVAYEVEAVEWYRDDQ from the coding sequence GTGCTCCCCGGCCTCCTCGACCTCCACGTCCACAGCTACGGCAACCTCTCGCCGTCGGGCGTCGAGACGCTCGGCACCGAGGGGGCCGCCCGGCGGATGCTCTACGCTGGCGTGACCGGGTTCCTCGACCTGTTCGCCGACGAGGACGCCATTTTCGCCCTCCGCGACCGCCAGCGCGCCGCGACCGGGCCTGAGAGACGAGACGCCGCGGACGTCCACGCCGCTGGACCGCTGCTCACCGCGCCCGGCGGCTACGGCACGCAGATGGGCCTGCCCACGCGGACCGTCGCGACGCCGGACGAGGCGCGGCGCGTCGTCGCGGCGCTCTCCGAGCGCCGCCCGGACGTGGTCAAGCTGGCCTACACGACAGAGACCGGCTCGTTCGCGTCGATGGACCGGCTGACGATGGAGGCCGTCGTCGAGACCGCACGCGCGCTCGATCTGCGGACGGTCGTCCACGTCGACTCGTGGGCGAGCGTGGTCGATGTCGCCCGGGCGGGCGCGTCGGCCGTGACGCACCTCCCTCCGGCCCCCGTGCCCGACGCCGCCGTGGAGGCGATGCGGGCGCACGGCACCGTCGCCATCCCGGCCCTGGCGGGCGAACTCGGGCTCTCCGACCTCACGACCCGCTCGTGGCGCGACGCGCCGTTGCTCGCCGCCGTCGCCTCGCCCTCGGTCGTCGCGGGGTACTCGGCCCCGCCCGGGCCCGGCCTCGAGTCCACGGTCCTGGGGCAGCGTGAGGAGCGGGCCGCCCGCCTCGCCGCCGTCCGGGCGCTGCACCGGGCGGGCGTCCCCGTCCTCGCCGGGACCGACGCGGGCGCTCTCGGGACGGTCCAGGGGTTCTCGCTCCACCACGAGCTGGCGCTCCTCGTCGAGGCGGGGCTGACGCCCCGCGAGGCGGTGGCCGCGGCCACGACCGAGGCGGGCGCGTTCCTCGGTCGGCGGGTCGGGCTCCGGGTCGGCGACCGCGCCGACCTCGTCGTCCTCGCCGCCTCGCCGCTGGACGACGTGCGCCGGACGCAGGACGTCGAGCTCGTCGTGTCGCACGGGCGCGTGGTCGACCGCGAGGCCCTGCTCGGCCCGCTCCCGGCGGAGCCGCTGACCGGCCCCCTCGTGGACGACTTCGCCTCGGACACCCTCACGAGCGCGCTCGGGACCGCGTGGCGCGTCGTGACCGACGAGGCTCTCGGCGGCACCTCCGCCGCCGAGGTCTCCGTCTCGGGCGGCGTGCTCCGCGTCGAGGCGTCCCTCCGGCCGGGCTCGGCGGGCATCGGGTTCGTCGAGCTCGTCCTCCCGCTCGACGCCGCGGGCGCCATGCGCGACGTGTCCGGCTGGGACGGCGTCCGCCTCCGTCTCCGCGCGCTGAGCGGGCCGCTCGCGCTCAAGCTCCAAACCGCCGACGTCGGCAACGTCGACTACCACGCCGTCGTCCTGGAGCCGAGCGCGACGGCGCAGGAGCTGACCCTCCCGTTCTCCGGATTCCGTCAGCTCTGGTCGGAGCAGGTCCCGTGGACGGGTCGCCGCGTGCTCGCCGTCGCGCTGTCGTCGGGGGGGATGGAGGCGGCCGAGGTCGCCTACGAGGTCGAGGCGGTCGAGTGGTACCGTGACGACCAATGA